The DNA region GGTTTCTCCAAGCATGATTTCCGAAGAAGTAATCATTATAGCTGAAGATTTAACACCATCTGATACAGCTCAATTGAACAGGCAATATGTATTAGGATTTACGACTAATATTGGCGGTCGGACATCACACTCTGCAATTATGGCCCGTTCAATGGAAATACCTGCTGTTGTTGGAACCAAAACAGCTACCGAGGATATCAATACCGGTGACTTAGTAATTGTCGATGGTTTAAAAGGTGAAGTACATATTAATCCAACACAAGAACTAGTTGAACAATATCGTAATATTCATCAAGAATATGAGGAACAAAAGGCCGAATGGTCAAAATTAGTGAATGAAAAGACAATCTCAGCAGATCATCATCATGTAGAATTGGCTGCAAATATCGGTACCCCGAATGATCTAAAGGGTGTTATTGAAAATGGCGGAGAAGGTGTAGGTCTTTACAGAACTGAATTCCTTTACATGGGCCGTGATCAGCTTCCAACGGAACAAGAACAGTTTGAAGCATATAAAGCAGTATTAGAGGGTATGAGTGGAAAGTCTGTCGTCGTACGCACCTTGGATATTGGCGGAGATAAAGAACTTCCGTATTTACAATTGCCGAAAGAAATGAATCCATTCTTAGGTTTCCGTGCGATTCGTTTATGTTTAGAAGAGCAAGACATATTCCGCACTCAATTGCGTGCCTTGCTTAGAGCAAGTGTCTATGGCAATTTAAAAATAATGTTCCCAATGATTGCTACTTTGGATGAGTTCCGTGCAGCAAAAGCCATGCTTGAGGAAGAAAAACAAAAGCTTGTTTCGGAAAAGGAAAAGGTTTCTGAGAATATTGAGCTTGGTATCATGGTGGAAATTCCATCAACAGCTATTCTGGCCGATCAATTCGCTAAAGAAGTAGATTTCTTTAGTATCGGTACAAACGATTTAATTCAGTATACGATGGCCGCAGATCGGATGAACCAACGTGTCTCCTAT from Neobacillus sp. FSL H8-0543 includes:
- the ptsP gene encoding phosphoenolpyruvate--protein phosphotransferase codes for the protein MPFLQGIAASNGIAIAKAYRLVEPDLSFENKTIEDTVFEIERFRTAIGKSKGELTAIRDHAQAELGADKAAIFEAHLLVLSDPELNGPIEDKIESEKVNAEAALKEITDMFVTMFEQMDNEYMKERAADIRDVTKRILAHLLGVQLVSPSMISEEVIIIAEDLTPSDTAQLNRQYVLGFTTNIGGRTSHSAIMARSMEIPAVVGTKTATEDINTGDLVIVDGLKGEVHINPTQELVEQYRNIHQEYEEQKAEWSKLVNEKTISADHHHVELAANIGTPNDLKGVIENGGEGVGLYRTEFLYMGRDQLPTEQEQFEAYKAVLEGMSGKSVVVRTLDIGGDKELPYLQLPKEMNPFLGFRAIRLCLEEQDIFRTQLRALLRASVYGNLKIMFPMIATLDEFRAAKAMLEEEKQKLVSEKEKVSENIELGIMVEIPSTAILADQFAKEVDFFSIGTNDLIQYTMAADRMNQRVSYLYQPYSPSILRLVKMVIDAAHAEGKWAGMCGEMAGDETAIPLLLGLGLDEFSMSASSILKARSQIKKLKKSDMEKLAVKVLNMQTTSQVIEAVNEATK